The Coccidioides posadasii str. Silveira chromosome 2, complete sequence genomic interval ACTCGTTTTTGAGTTATGCTGCGTATACGGTAAGTGGTAATACTCAGACTCGTTCAAACGCATCCTCGGTCGTGGAAAAAATCATCAGAATTAAATGAGCGCCGGGTGCCGATAGGCGATATACATAAATGAGGCCTTCATGAGCGCTCCATAGCCGACATGGCAGTGGTCCGTGACACTTATCAAGGGGTAGATGGGCATTGCGAAGGTAAGTGAAAAAGTCCAGTCAGCTTATCCCTGAGCCTTGGCGCTGGATCGTCCCATCGCCCTGGGAAAAAAGGGCCGAGAGCTCAAAACTACACCGGCTATTGCTTCGCCGGTGGAACGTATTCGAATCAGGCGGACACAAATGCAGTGAATTAACTGCGAAGTCTCGTCGGGCGCAGCCGGACCCACCGGTGGATCCTCAAATTGCAGTTTCGTGCGAAGTTTGTcgatgtatggagtactccgtattattCCTTGTCTGCAACCGCTTTCATAAGGGCTCCATCAACGAAAGCAAGGTCTAAACGGAGGGGATTTCTAGCCTTGGGTATGATAGACGCTAATGTCGTGGTGGAAGCTATGTTGCTGAAAGTCCCAAAGTTCAAGCTCCATTACCGAGCAGATAGGGACAATATATTCTGTGCACTGTAGAAGATCGATCATGGTGGTAGGTTTCCGCACTCCTAAACCTAGGTAACCATTGTAGATCCATGTTATATTTTAATTTATTGAGTTCTTTATCGAGCTATACCAGGTTTCAACAGCCTTGAAATGATAGCTCCACCCTACAATTGAAGTGACGATTTGATGCAAACAGCCATATCCTTGTTGCTGGCTATATCATAGAGGACGCTAATCCTTCATCTGTTGGTTCATGGTGAACAAGGTCGTCCTGCGCACATCAACATTGATTTGGAAGGCTTATGCAGGAGGTCTAGTATGTGAAAGAGATTGCTTGTGCTACATTGTCCCATGTATTTTTTCCATTTGCAGAAGCATGGGAGAAAAAACTGGAGCTACACAAGGTCATCTCAACGGACCGCCGTGATAACCGAGCTGAGCCCACGGGATCCCTCAGTTGCAGTGTTGGGTATAAAAGGAGCACCCTTCCCCTCCCTGATCAACCTAAACACTAGCAGAGACGTCGTCTACCAGTCGTTCAACACCCAGCAATTGAGGTTCGTTTCCCTTCCAGTTTCGCACAATTAATAATGATGGGCCACAACAAGGATTGggttcttttccttttgtttttgCAATGAGATAAAAGAGACAGCAGCTGACTTCAAGGAAGAAATTATAGCCCAGCTGAAGCATCTAGACTGATTAAAAGGTAAAGCCAGCCTCAACTCTACCTCCGAGTCTAGGTATCTGATCATGTAGCTCAGAGAAAATACTGTCGACTAGACCTCAGACTCCATAATGCAATTCACCGTGATTCTTGCGAgtgttctctctctcgccATGTTTGTTAGCGCTGAGAGAGGTTGTGACCCGGGCAGTTACGACTGCGGCATTGAAAGAGATCGAAAAGTGGTCAAAGTCTGTAACCTCGAGGGTGGCTGGCAGGTTGCAGCACGGTGCGAGAAATGGCAGGACTGCGAGGTTAGGGGCGGTGTTGGCTACTGCGGATAAAGGTCTGGTGAGTGTATTTTATCTGTTAGACTCTCAGGGCACGGGAACAACATAGCTGATGACGGTTCAAATTACGGCTTCTCAGCGATGTCATATCATTCTAACGGTGCCCAAAGATCGGGTATCAAGCGATGTATGATGGAGTATAGAGACAGAAATAGGCTTGGATAGTCCCCTATTTCATTCATGTGAAGAGATTCATTCATGACAGCAAGCTCTACCTGTATCCTCAGAGACACTGCACTAGATTATAGGAAATTCTGTCGGGGTTAACCAGCTCACTGGTCGTCGTCGTGAGAaaggtggtggtggagcgaACCTTAATTTAGTTATTTAGTTACTCGTTAGCCAACTCCTATTCACAGAGCTCAGCTCCCTTCTCTTAACCCCACCATCCCTCCAAACTGCAGAACGTATTTCTTGCAACCTTAAAATCTCCAACAAACATCACCATGGCAGGCCATGACCACAGAGTCTACCGCTCTAGCACTACAGCTCCAGTGAATATTGCTGTCATTAAGTACGTCTGGCCCCCGCCCTGAGACACTATTCCAAGCTAATCTGGTTTTTAAGGTACTGGGGAAAACGAGATGCGACGCTCAACCTCCCGACCAattcctctctctctgtaACTCTTTCACAAGCCAATTTGCGTGCGCACACCACAGCTTCATGCTCAGATAGTTACCCGCATGCTGAAGGAGACACCCTGGTTCTCAACTCAAAACCCCAGAACATCCACGCATCCAAAAGGACATTGGCATGTCTCGCAGACCTCCGTATTCTTCGACGAGCTCTAGAGGATGCAGATCCATCCCTGCCGCGACTATCGGCCTTTCCTCTGCGCATTGTATCGGAAAATAACTTCCCAACTGCCGCAGGCCTCGCGAGTTCGGCTGCAGGTTTCGCAGCTCTGGTTCGTGCAGTTGCCGATTTGTACGACCTCCCCCAGTCTCCGAGCGAGCTGAGTCGCATCGCCCGCCAGGGTTCAGGATCTGCATGTCGTTCGTTGATGGGTGGCTATGTCGCCTGGAGGTCCGGTACGAAGGAAGATGGTAGTGATAGCCTCGCCGAGCAAGTGGCGCCAGCGAGCCATTGGCCTGAGATGCGTGCATTGATTCTCGTTGTGAGCGATGCGAAAAAGGATGTTCCCAGTACGGAAGGGATGCAGGCCACCCGTGCGACCTCCACTCTGTTCCCTTTCCGTGTTACGTCTGTAGTACCTGAGAGAATGGCAGCAATGGAGAAAGCCGTTCAGAACCGAGATTTTGCATCATTTGCAGAGATCACAATGCGAGACAGTAATAATTTCCATGCGACATGTCTCGACACGTGGCCACCGATTTTCTATATGAATGACGTTTCTCGCGCCGCTGTGAGGGTGGTTCACGACGTAAACCGGGCCGCAGGAGAGACAATTTGCGCGTATACCTTTGATGCTGGTCCGAATGCTGTTATCTACTACCTCGAGAAGGACTCTGATCGGGTTCTGGGCACATTCAGAAAAATTTTGAAACCGGACACAGAAGGTTGGGGTGAAACCAAGCCGGCTCAGGACGCTACATCGCTCCTAGGAGAGGTTGACCCGAGAGCTGTTGACATGCTTACAGTGGGTGTGAACCGCGTAATCCTAT includes:
- the MVD1 gene encoding diphosphomevalonate decarboxylase (BUSCO:354778at4751~EggNog:ENOG410PG2B~COG:I~BUSCO:8323at33183), with protein sequence MAGHDHRVYRSSTTAPVNIAVIKYWGKRDATLNLPTNSSLSVTLSQANLRAHTTASCSDSYPHAEGDTLVLNSKPQNIHASKRTLACLADLRILRRALEDADPSLPRLSAFPLRIVSENNFPTAAGLASSAAGFAALVRAVADLYDLPQSPSELSRIARQGSGSACRSLMGGYVAWRSGTKEDGSDSLAEQVAPASHWPEMRALILVVSDAKKDVPSTEGMQATRATSTLFPFRVTSVVPERMAAMEKAVQNRDFASFAEITMRDSNNFHATCLDTWPPIFYMNDVSRAAVRVVHDVNRAAGETICAYTFDAGPNAVIYYLEKDSDRVLGTFRKILKPDTEGWGETKPAQDATSLLGEVDPRAVDMLTVGVNRVILSGVGEGPMKVIEHLVSESGDILTGSGN